One genomic region from uncultured Treponema sp. encodes:
- the der gene encoding ribosome biogenesis GTPase Der, which translates to MKKNKKKKPDFSKPKPEKKDELEIRQIEEKNDEENSSIKKEIESRRKERSQKFFPDKIYNNLPLIVIAGRPNVGKSTLFNALTHTKRAITDPTPGVTRDPVEGTCFLSGLPVHLMDTGGYKLTRNLKSRESEMDDLVVEKTVSMFQKADRILLLLDATEINSEDEELIHLLRSYSDKLIVAVNKTEGGKNEHLAYNYMKYGFKDISLISAFHGDGLNVLQEKMIEGLDFSKVTEGSEEERPIRIAILGKPNVGKSTLSNALTHTESSIVSDYAGTTRDVVEGSFRYNGHDIQILDTAGIRRKSKVKENVEYYSVNRAIKTLDECDIAFVMIDAVEGLAEQDKKITGLAFERGRGVIFILNKWDLLEDQGNKTVKKTKEWIQAMFGQMNWAPIIPLSAKNHDGIKNLMDTALEIYSQLTRKVDTASLNAALKDWLFKYPPPATKSIHFKIRYMTQTSINPVNFLIFATRPDNVPLTYVTYLKNRIREDLGFDYIPVQIEMKASRQKWQNRTEQNEKER; encoded by the coding sequence ATGAAAAAAAATAAAAAGAAGAAGCCGGATTTTTCAAAACCAAAGCCAGAAAAAAAAGACGAGCTTGAAATTCGTCAGATAGAAGAAAAAAACGATGAAGAGAATTCTTCCATAAAAAAAGAAATTGAAAGCCGCAGAAAAGAGCGCAGTCAGAAATTTTTCCCAGATAAAATATATAACAATCTTCCATTGATTGTAATTGCCGGTCGTCCTAATGTTGGAAAGTCAACTTTGTTCAATGCACTTACGCACACAAAGCGCGCCATTACAGATCCGACTCCCGGTGTTACACGCGATCCTGTTGAAGGAACTTGCTTTTTGTCGGGGCTTCCTGTTCATCTTATGGACACAGGCGGATATAAGCTTACCCGGAATTTAAAATCCCGCGAAAGTGAAATGGACGATCTTGTTGTTGAAAAAACTGTCAGCATGTTCCAAAAGGCGGACAGAATTCTTTTGCTTCTTGATGCGACTGAAATTAATTCCGAAGACGAAGAGCTTATTCATTTGCTCAGAAGCTATTCCGACAAATTGATTGTTGCCGTCAATAAAACCGAGGGCGGAAAAAACGAGCATCTTGCATACAACTACATGAAATATGGCTTTAAAGACATTTCGCTTATTTCTGCGTTTCACGGCGACGGACTGAATGTTCTTCAGGAAAAAATGATTGAAGGGCTTGATTTTTCAAAAGTGACTGAAGGCTCAGAAGAAGAACGTCCAATCCGTATTGCTATTCTTGGAAAACCTAACGTTGGAAAATCAACTTTGAGCAACGCTCTTACACATACGGAATCTTCTATTGTGAGCGATTATGCGGGAACAACTCGTGATGTTGTTGAAGGAAGTTTCCGATACAATGGACATGATATTCAGATTTTGGACACTGCCGGAATCAGGCGAAAATCCAAAGTTAAAGAAAATGTTGAATATTATTCCGTGAACCGCGCCATAAAAACTTTGGACGAATGCGACATTGCTTTTGTTATGATTGATGCTGTTGAAGGTTTAGCGGAACAAGATAAAAAAATTACAGGACTTGCGTTTGAAAGAGGTCGCGGTGTTATTTTTATTTTGAATAAATGGGATTTGCTTGAAGACCAGGGAAATAAAACTGTAAAGAAAACAAAAGAATGGATTCAGGCAATGTTTGGTCAGATGAACTGGGCTCCGATTATTCCGTTGAGCGCGAAAAACCATGACGGTATAAAAAATCTTATGGACACTGCGTTGGAAATTTATAGCCAGCTTACACGCAAGGTTGACACTGCATCTTTGAATGCAGCGTTAAAAGACTGGCTGTTTAAATATCCGCCGCCAGCAACAAAATCAATTCATTTTAAAATCCGCTACATGACTCAGACTAGCATTAATCCTGTAAATTTCTTGATTTTTGCAACCCGGCCAGACAATGTTCCTTTGACTTATGTTACTTACTTGAAAAATAGAATCCGCGAAGACTTGGGCTTTGATTACATTCCGGTTCAAATTGAAATGAAAGCCAGCCGTCAAAAGTGGCAGAACAGAACTGAACAAAATGAAAAGGAACGCTGA
- the ptsP gene encoding phosphoenolpyruvate--protein phosphotransferase: MNVILGISAAEGIGIGKAFVLPDEQERKIPKRKISAQEVDIEWQRLTDACSQVQKEFSDFLSSEDITKDQREVLETYQLMLSDPVFMKELQDFFSKKLLNIEYSLDFKVREYADMLRNSHNGYLAERAQDIEDVFNRVLDILLDYHPFDIWLVPDGAVIIGRSMKTSDTVILGKRKIAGLALTEGSSACHVAILAKSYGIPVVVGIEDAANLAQNGETIVVDGNIGELIIQPDAATLTSANAKIVSEQKYRVNLQKFKDVPAATEDGTIFKLYANIGTPEEAQLALDNGADGIGLFRTEFLFMNSAQKFNKQSSSSYTNSMSEDAQFEAYKRVLQIMGDKPVTIRTLDAGGDKIVEGSDIPAFSEKNPLMGLRAIRMSLYCPSVFRTQLRALYRASVYGNLRIMLPLITDVSQVETALGIAKGIRISLKEDNIPFNPDVPIGIMVETAAAAICADCLAPYSKFFSLGTNDLTQYVLGVDRENQAVNPLYNEFSLAVLRMIKNTILNAEKFNIPLSVCGEMAGNKESAVILVGMGVRNLSMIPKQIPVIKEMLSHFSIKELENLSNRSVF; the protein is encoded by the coding sequence ATGAATGTAATCCTTGGTATTTCTGCTGCCGAAGGAATCGGAATTGGAAAAGCATTTGTTCTTCCAGACGAGCAGGAACGAAAAATCCCCAAAAGAAAAATCTCTGCTCAGGAAGTTGATATTGAATGGCAAAGGCTGACTGACGCTTGCTCTCAGGTTCAAAAGGAATTTTCTGATTTTCTTTCGAGCGAGGATATTACAAAGGATCAGCGTGAAGTTCTTGAAACTTACCAGCTTATGCTTTCAGATCCTGTTTTTATGAAAGAGCTTCAGGATTTCTTTTCGAAAAAACTGCTTAATATAGAATATTCTTTGGATTTTAAAGTCAGGGAATATGCGGATATGCTTCGCAACAGCCACAACGGATATTTGGCGGAGCGCGCACAGGACATTGAAGATGTTTTTAACCGTGTCCTTGATATTTTGCTTGACTATCATCCGTTTGACATTTGGCTTGTTCCTGACGGTGCAGTTATTATCGGCCGCTCTATGAAAACCAGCGACACAGTAATTCTTGGAAAACGGAAAATTGCCGGGCTTGCTCTTACAGAAGGAAGCAGCGCGTGCCACGTAGCCATTCTTGCAAAAAGCTACGGAATTCCTGTTGTTGTTGGAATTGAAGATGCGGCGAATCTTGCGCAGAATGGAGAAACGATTGTTGTTGATGGAAACATCGGTGAACTTATAATTCAGCCTGATGCGGCGACTTTGACAAGCGCAAATGCAAAAATTGTTTCCGAGCAAAAATATAGAGTCAACCTTCAGAAATTCAAGGATGTTCCTGCGGCAACTGAAGACGGAACTATTTTTAAACTTTATGCGAATATCGGAACTCCGGAAGAAGCTCAGCTTGCGTTGGATAATGGCGCGGACGGAATCGGACTTTTTAGAACAGAATTTCTTTTTATGAATTCCGCGCAAAAATTTAACAAGCAGTCTTCGTCTTCTTACACAAATTCCATGAGCGAAGATGCGCAGTTTGAAGCCTACAAGCGTGTTCTGCAAATAATGGGCGACAAACCTGTTACTATAAGAACTCTTGATGCGGGCGGAGACAAAATTGTTGAAGGCTCTGATATTCCTGCCTTTTCCGAAAAAAATCCGCTGATGGGATTACGCGCAATAAGAATGTCTCTTTACTGTCCTTCTGTTTTTAGAACTCAGCTGCGGGCTTTGTACCGTGCGAGCGTCTACGGAAATTTGAGAATTATGCTTCCGCTGATTACGGATGTTTCGCAAGTTGAAACTGCCCTTGGAATTGCAAAAGGAATCCGCATTTCTTTAAAGGAAGACAATATTCCTTTTAATCCAGATGTTCCGATTGGAATAATGGTCGAAACCGCCGCTGCTGCAATTTGCGCGGACTGTCTTGCTCCATACTCGAAATTTTTTTCGCTTGGAACAAATGACTTGACCCAGTATGTTCTTGGCGTTGACCGTGAAAATCAGGCTGTGAATCCGCTGTACAATGAATTCAGTCTTGCCGTTTTGCGCATGATAAAAAACACAATTTTAAATGCTGAAAAATTCAACATTCCTCTTTCTGTCTGCGGAGAAATGGCGGGCAACAAAGAAAGCGCAGTTATTCTTGTCGGAATGGGCGTTAGAAATTTAAGCATGATTCCAAAGCAAATTCCAGTTATTAAGGAAATGCTTTCTCATTTTTCAATAAAGGAACTTGAGAATCTTTCAAACCGTTCAGTATTTTAA
- a CDS encoding GGDEF domain-containing protein — MRLRKRIAIIVDYLETEYTNRAVEGAQNFLKKHNAELVVFPIGTMNAVNFNYEYQNLAVASHINSNNVDGMIFLTCTQLNNVSTEYLRMYLKSFSPLPVVSVGCEFEDIPSITISCKRSMCQLVEHLILTHKKKNFALMTLEGESQEARERECAFRQTLKKYKIEFDESKKIYGGFTYDTATSALREYRERKGEFNFEAIVALNDEMAFACLDVLKMYDVKIPQEVTVTGFDDEIRAACVTPSLTSINQNVEKQTEAAAKLLCKIINGENTSIKKAISSYPVFRQTCGCVSPKDTTGVGIGIKGNKIEASVKNIMDFGLNKWYANRNNFIQIIQHYSTLQAEITLDSLRQRINSDLISYGITAAAICLFESPVSTERFDFFKFPDKTYIFSAFDKEKNFILSHNAEKIYFDPKSKMLPDEIFSSMDGMYVCTLFNNSLIYGYIVYRPGDYDSSVYSMVCKMISSSIANAVTFSQAKNKLKKLEKDYNKICAVSVTDELTGLLNRRGFISISSRILETAMNSGQSGLVLFGDIDGLKKINDTHGHAAGDRAIKNEAELLKKTFRSSDAIARLGGDEFAILAAGLNQENFSKLKDRLQVYCDEYNKNSGEPFTLSISIGSAPFGGKSGYDINSLLEYADSVLYKEKQKKYGFKFKGRK, encoded by the coding sequence ATGCGTCTAAGGAAGAGAATTGCAATCATAGTTGACTATCTTGAAACAGAATACACAAACCGCGCAGTCGAAGGAGCGCAAAATTTCCTGAAAAAACATAATGCGGAGCTTGTTGTCTTTCCAATCGGAACAATGAACGCCGTAAATTTCAACTATGAATATCAGAATCTTGCTGTCGCTTCCCACATAAATTCCAACAATGTTGACGGAATGATTTTTTTAACCTGCACACAGCTCAACAATGTTTCAACTGAATATTTGCGGATGTACTTAAAGTCATTTTCTCCGCTGCCGGTTGTTTCTGTAGGCTGCGAATTTGAAGATATTCCGAGCATAACAATTTCCTGCAAACGGAGCATGTGCCAGCTTGTAGAGCATTTAATTTTAACGCACAAAAAAAAGAATTTTGCGCTAATGACTTTGGAAGGCGAATCGCAGGAAGCACGGGAACGAGAATGCGCTTTCCGTCAGACTTTAAAAAAATATAAAATTGAATTTGACGAATCAAAAAAAATTTACGGCGGATTCACTTACGACACGGCAACTTCCGCTTTAAGAGAATACAGAGAAAGAAAAGGCGAATTTAACTTTGAAGCAATTGTCGCGCTAAATGACGAAATGGCTTTTGCTTGCCTCGATGTCCTGAAAATGTACGATGTGAAAATTCCGCAGGAAGTAACAGTTACAGGATTCGATGACGAAATCAGAGCGGCTTGCGTAACTCCGTCGCTTACATCTATAAATCAAAATGTTGAAAAACAAACTGAAGCCGCGGCAAAACTTTTGTGCAAAATAATAAACGGTGAAAACACTTCAATAAAAAAGGCCATAAGTTCCTATCCAGTTTTCAGGCAGACTTGCGGATGCGTTTCACCAAAAGACACAACTGGCGTTGGAATTGGAATTAAGGGAAACAAAATTGAAGCTTCCGTAAAAAACATAATGGATTTTGGGCTGAACAAATGGTACGCAAACAGAAATAATTTTATTCAGATTATTCAGCACTACTCTACTTTGCAAGCCGAAATCACGCTGGACAGTTTAAGGCAAAGAATAAACAGCGACTTGATTTCTTACGGAATAACCGCGGCGGCAATCTGCCTTTTTGAATCTCCAGTCTCAACTGAACGTTTTGATTTTTTTAAGTTTCCAGACAAAACTTATATTTTTTCAGCATTTGACAAGGAAAAAAATTTTATACTCAGCCACAATGCGGAAAAAATTTACTTTGACCCAAAATCAAAAATGCTCCCAGATGAAATTTTTTCTTCGATGGATGGAATGTATGTTTGCACTTTGTTCAACAACTCGCTGATTTACGGCTACATAGTTTACAGGCCTGGCGACTACGATTCTTCCGTTTACTCGATGGTTTGCAAAATGATTTCATCCAGCATCGCAAACGCAGTTACTTTCAGCCAGGCAAAAAACAAACTTAAAAAACTCGAAAAAGACTACAACAAAATCTGCGCGGTTTCTGTTACGGACGAGCTTACAGGACTTTTAAACAGACGCGGATTTATTTCCATAAGCTCAAGAATTCTTGAAACCGCCATGAACAGCGGACAAAGCGGACTTGTTCTTTTTGGCGACATTGACGGGCTGAAAAAAATAAACGACACACATGGGCACGCCGCAGGAGACAGAGCCATAAAAAATGAAGCCGAACTTTTAAAGAAAACGTTCCGCTCCTCAGATGCAATCGCGCGTCTTGGCGGAGATGAATTTGCAATACTCGCAGCCGGGCTCAATCAGGAAAATTTTTCAAAGCTAAAAGACAGGCTTCAAGTTTATTGCGACGAATACAACAAAAATTCAGGAGAGCCTTTCACGCTTTCAATAAGCATAGGTTCGGCTCCGTTCGGCGGAAAAAGCGGCTACGACATAAATTCCTTGCTTGAATATGCCGACTCAGTTTTGTACAAAGAAAAACAAAAAAAATACGGATTTAAATTTAAAGGTAGAAAATGA
- a CDS encoding lytic transglycosylase domain-containing protein yields MDYEHNYFIKLVAGTVAFSVFFVALCVCTLVFIPAEKPVENTVASENVQTEPAQEQTVNYESIFDKEYPELVIETKSKDDAGLILYKQPQSRAAVEWYYSRVVNSREVAQAVLQSAEEFNIPLSLAFALAHTESNFKVTAMHKNTNGSIDRGLFQLNNTSFPKLEESDFYDPKTSAHYGLSHLRFCLNTAGNEIAALAMYNAGANKVRKNSTPQITLDYISKIQNYKRDLEDNFAVEVLTLYNTETQKNLLAKKF; encoded by the coding sequence ATGGATTATGAGCACAACTACTTTATCAAACTTGTTGCAGGAACTGTAGCTTTCAGCGTGTTTTTTGTAGCTCTTTGTGTATGCACTCTTGTTTTTATCCCTGCTGAAAAGCCAGTTGAAAATACCGTGGCTTCAGAAAATGTTCAAACTGAACCAGCGCAGGAGCAAACTGTAAATTACGAATCAATTTTTGACAAGGAATATCCTGAGCTTGTAATTGAAACAAAAAGCAAAGACGATGCCGGTCTTATTCTTTACAAGCAGCCGCAAAGCAGAGCCGCAGTTGAATGGTACTACTCAAGAGTTGTAAACAGCCGTGAAGTTGCGCAGGCAGTGCTTCAGTCAGCAGAAGAATTCAACATTCCGCTTTCACTTGCGTTTGCCCTCGCCCACACCGAAAGCAACTTCAAAGTAACGGCAATGCACAAAAATACAAATGGAAGCATCGACCGCGGACTTTTCCAGCTGAACAACACAAGTTTTCCAAAGCTTGAAGAATCTGATTTTTACGATCCGAAAACTTCCGCACATTACGGACTTTCACATTTGAGATTTTGCCTGAACACAGCAGGAAACGAAATCGCGGCTCTTGCAATGTACAATGCCGGAGCAAACAAAGTAAGAAAAAACAGCACGCCTCAGATTACGCTTGATTATATTTCTAAAATCCAGAATTACAAGCGCGACCTTGAAGACAATTTTGCAGTTGAAGTTTTGACTTTGTACAATACAGAAACTCAGAAAAATTTGCTTGCAAAAAAGTTCTAG
- a CDS encoding biotin--[acetyl-CoA-carboxylase] ligase yields MSNEFDAENVSLGSWKKYFKIQLFKEIDSTNSELVRRGNAMSPLLNEDGSLTENGGIFNNTLVAAESQTSGHGRLGRFFYSPSLTGAYFSFSVVKEGGIKNPAMFTVSSAVGVCRAIKKLFGTICSIKWVNDIFCGGKKVCGILTEGIVNSSKGIVEAAVVGIGINLATQNDFPEELRKKAGGISTEEFLSEKKISSQKLIFCCMDEITAILNSGENIIPEYKNLSFLLGKELDVLPVIGQEKSFKAKALDITDDAGLLVELADGTKKILHSGEVTLHSFLG; encoded by the coding sequence ATGTCGAATGAATTTGATGCTGAAAATGTTTCTTTAGGTAGCTGGAAAAAATATTTTAAAATTCAGCTGTTTAAAGAAATTGACAGCACAAATTCCGAACTTGTCCGCCGCGGAAATGCAATGTCGCCTCTTTTAAATGAAGATGGCTCTTTGACAGAAAACGGCGGAATCTTTAACAATACTCTTGTTGCAGCCGAATCCCAAACTTCCGGACATGGACGCTTGGGACGTTTTTTTTATTCACCGTCTTTGACTGGAGCGTATTTCAGTTTTTCAGTTGTAAAAGAAGGCGGCATAAAAAATCCTGCGATGTTCACGGTGAGTTCTGCAGTTGGAGTTTGCCGCGCCATAAAAAAATTGTTTGGAACAATCTGCTCAATAAAATGGGTGAACGATATTTTTTGCGGCGGAAAAAAAGTGTGCGGGATTTTAACTGAAGGAATTGTAAATTCTTCAAAAGGAATTGTTGAAGCCGCTGTGGTTGGAATCGGCATAAATCTTGCTACTCAAAATGATTTTCCAGAAGAGCTTCGAAAAAAAGCCGGCGGAATTTCCACAGAGGAATTTTTATCTGAAAAAAAAATAAGCAGCCAGAAGTTGATATTTTGCTGCATGGATGAAATAACCGCGATTTTAAATTCCGGTGAAAATATTATTCCAGAATATAAAAATCTTTCTTTTTTGCTTGGAAAGGAACTGGACGTTTTGCCTGTGATTGGTCAGGAAAAATCATTTAAAGCGAAAGCCCTGGACATTACTGATGACGCAGGGCTTTTAGTTGAACTTGCTGACGGAACAAAAAAAATTCTTCATTCCGGCGAAGTTACGCTTCATTCATTTTTAGGCTAG
- a CDS encoding P-II family nitrogen regulator, which yields MSAFYLLLAEVPQNKAELVSDSAVKAGSFGGTVLRGKGISSSGLADALGLGATTKDIVLILVEQENKDKIFSAIQEACENEKKDFGYLCALESDTMVKAGIIKGKEGDAMSEGKQTLISVILNKGYADDAMAAARKAGAGGGTVINARGTAREDDAKFFGMHIVPEKEMLMIIVDSEKKDSVLDAVKNLACLQEPGSGIVFCSTVNSFSTLGKK from the coding sequence ATGAGCGCATTTTATCTTTTGTTAGCTGAAGTTCCGCAGAATAAAGCCGAGCTTGTTTCTGATTCTGCTGTAAAGGCAGGAAGTTTTGGCGGAACTGTTTTGCGTGGAAAAGGAATTTCTTCAAGCGGACTTGCGGATGCTTTGGGGCTTGGAGCAACAACAAAGGACATTGTTCTTATTCTTGTTGAGCAGGAAAACAAAGACAAAATTTTTTCAGCGATTCAGGAAGCCTGTGAAAATGAAAAAAAAGATTTTGGTTACCTTTGCGCTTTGGAGTCGGATACAATGGTAAAAGCAGGAATTATAAAAGGAAAGGAAGGCGACGCTATGTCAGAAGGAAAACAGACTTTAATTTCGGTGATTTTGAATAAAGGTTATGCAGATGACGCGATGGCTGCGGCAAGAAAAGCTGGAGCTGGTGGCGGAACTGTTATAAACGCAAGAGGAACTGCGCGCGAGGATGATGCCAAATTTTTTGGAATGCACATTGTTCCAGAAAAAGAAATGCTTATGATTATTGTTGATTCTGAAAAAAAGGATTCAGTTCTTGACGCTGTAAAAAATCTTGCTTGCTTGCAGGAACCGGGAAGCGGAATCGTTTTCTGTTCAACTGTAAATTCTTTTTCAACTCTTGGAAAAAAATAA
- a CDS encoding DUF1538 domain-containing protein — protein sequence MNLFQKFKETFFSVFPIMVIVLLLSVTVAPLSLNIIVRFIVGGILVVVGLTFFLLGVDIGILPIGERSGAALTSKKNLALLLSASFLIGVMVTIAEPDVQVLADQIKSLSSNVNKWGLVLGIAVGVGFFITIGLCRTVFSLNLRTVLIISYIALFSLAFMCPKELQGAAFDAGGATTGPMTVPFIMALGMGVASVRHAGSSKEGGTSDSSFGLTGIASIGPIAAVCVYGMILNLSGAGSSSSASGSAESSADNLQEGLSVFIEYLPEVVREVFMSMLPLVIMFAVFQILLLKLPPVQIRKVAQGILYCFFGLILFLVGADGGFMSAGKMLGSVLGQAAFSNGGIWIALIIIVSLLFGAITVCAEPAVWVLTEQVETATGGNIRRKVILATLSLGVAASIALCMIRILYGFSLWYILIPGYAVALLLTFFSPPLFMGIAFDSGGVASGPMTSTFILSFTIGAASASGSDSAAGAFGVIALVAMTPLIAIQILGIIFKLKTRKKEVKQ from the coding sequence ATGAACCTGTTTCAAAAATTCAAGGAGACATTTTTTTCTGTCTTCCCGATTATGGTGATTGTTCTTTTGCTTTCGGTCACCGTTGCTCCTTTAAGCCTTAACATAATTGTGAGGTTTATTGTAGGAGGAATTCTTGTCGTTGTCGGGCTTACATTTTTTCTGCTTGGCGTTGACATTGGAATCCTTCCTATAGGTGAACGGAGCGGTGCGGCTCTTACGAGTAAAAAGAATCTTGCCTTGCTTCTTTCAGCTTCATTCTTGATTGGCGTTATGGTTACAATTGCCGAGCCTGATGTTCAAGTTCTTGCTGATCAGATAAAAAGTCTTTCTTCAAATGTGAACAAATGGGGACTTGTTCTGGGCATTGCGGTTGGCGTAGGTTTCTTTATAACAATCGGACTTTGCAGAACTGTTTTTTCTCTTAATCTTAGAACTGTTTTGATTATTTCATACATTGCTTTGTTTTCTCTTGCGTTCATGTGCCCAAAAGAACTTCAGGGTGCGGCGTTTGATGCGGGCGGAGCGACAACAGGACCTATGACGGTTCCGTTTATCATGGCTCTTGGAATGGGTGTTGCTTCTGTTCGTCATGCAGGCTCTTCAAAAGAAGGCGGAACAAGCGACAGTTCATTTGGTCTTACGGGAATTGCAAGCATCGGACCTATTGCCGCGGTTTGTGTCTACGGAATGATTTTGAATCTTTCTGGCGCGGGTTCATCTTCTTCGGCTTCTGGTTCGGCGGAATCTTCTGCGGACAATCTTCAGGAAGGACTTTCAGTTTTTATTGAATACTTGCCGGAAGTTGTGCGTGAAGTTTTTATGTCGATGCTTCCGCTTGTAATAATGTTTGCGGTTTTCCAAATCCTGCTTTTAAAGCTTCCTCCAGTTCAAATCCGAAAAGTTGCCCAGGGAATTTTGTACTGTTTTTTTGGATTGATTTTGTTCCTTGTTGGAGCGGACGGCGGATTTATGAGCGCAGGAAAAATGCTTGGCAGTGTTCTTGGACAGGCGGCTTTTTCCAACGGCGGAATTTGGATTGCGCTTATAATTATAGTTTCGCTTTTGTTCGGGGCGATAACGGTTTGCGCAGAGCCGGCCGTTTGGGTTCTTACGGAGCAAGTTGAAACTGCGACTGGCGGAAACATCAGAAGAAAAGTTATTCTTGCGACTCTTTCACTTGGAGTTGCGGCTTCAATCGCATTGTGCATGATTCGCATTTTGTACGGATTCAGCTTGTGGTACATTTTGATTCCGGGATATGCGGTTGCGCTTCTTTTGACTTTCTTTAGTCCTCCGCTTTTTATGGGAATCGCTTTTGATTCCGGCGGAGTTGCGTCTGGTCCTATGACTAGCACGTTTATTCTTTCATTCACAATCGGCGCGGCTTCTGCAAGCGGAAGTGATTCTGCTGCCGGAGCGTTCGGAGTGATTGCCCTTGTTGCCATGACTCCGCTGATTGCAATTCAGATTCTTGGAATAATTTTCAAGCTGAAGACAAGAAAAAAGGAGGTTAAGCAATGA
- a CDS encoding S-ribosylhomocysteine lyase, which translates to MSEKKYNVDSFNLDHTKVTAPFVRLASEKTGRKGDIVSKYDVRFCQPNKEFMPTGAIHTLEHLVAEYIRDEFPRIVIDFSPMGCRTGFYLTVWGDHEESYIAEHLCNVLEKVAAWDKEIPGSTEVECGNYKDHDLEGAKKLAARWVKEIREKGWNCYKNLS; encoded by the coding sequence ATGTCTGAAAAAAAATACAATGTGGACAGTTTCAATTTGGATCACACAAAGGTTACAGCTCCTTTTGTGCGCTTGGCTTCTGAAAAAACTGGCAGAAAAGGCGATATTGTAAGCAAGTATGATGTTCGTTTTTGTCAGCCGAACAAGGAATTCATGCCGACTGGAGCGATTCACACTTTGGAACATCTTGTTGCTGAATATATAAGAGATGAGTTTCCGCGCATTGTAATTGACTTTAGCCCTATGGGATGCAGAACCGGATTTTATCTTACAGTTTGGGGCGACCACGAGGAATCTTATATTGCCGAGCATCTTTGTAATGTTCTTGAAAAAGTTGCGGCTTGGGACAAAGAAATTCCCGGAAGCACAGAAGTTGAATGCGGAAACTACAAAGACCATGACTTGGAAGGTGCAAAAAAACTTGCCGCCCGCTGGGTCAAGGAAATCAGGGAAAAAGGCTGGAATTGCTACAAAAATTTATCGTAG
- a CDS encoding HAD hydrolase-like protein codes for MFDYILFDFDGTLMDTSKGVFNSFDKVVAHYGLKVDRAVYSTMIGPPLKESFSKTLKLPESEIQNAMQVYRNYYAEKGMFEAELYDGVVELIKNLRAAGKKIFVATSKPEVYAKQILERKGILELFDFVGGSDLEEKSRVEKCDVVKYVLESNGISGEKEKCILIGDRHYDVDGAHSAGIKCAGILWGFGTKEEFENCGADFIFEFPKNVEAFLIQN; via the coding sequence ATGTTTGACTATATTCTTTTTGATTTTGACGGAACTTTAATGGACACTTCAAAAGGCGTCTTTAATTCGTTTGACAAAGTCGTTGCTCATTACGGCTTGAAAGTTGACCGCGCGGTTTACAGCACGATGATTGGTCCGCCGTTAAAAGAAAGTTTTTCCAAAACGCTCAAACTTCCTGAAAGTGAAATTCAAAACGCAATGCAAGTTTACAGAAATTATTATGCGGAAAAAGGAATGTTCGAAGCGGAACTTTACGATGGCGTTGTTGAGCTTATAAAAAATCTGCGCGCTGCCGGAAAAAAAATATTTGTCGCAACAAGCAAGCCAGAAGTTTACGCAAAGCAAATTCTTGAGCGCAAAGGAATCTTGGAGCTTTTTGATTTTGTGGGCGGAAGCGACTTGGAAGAAAAATCCCGCGTTGAAAAATGCGATGTTGTAAAATATGTTTTGGAATCAAACGGAATTTCAGGTGAAAAAGAAAAGTGCATTTTAATTGGCGACCGACATTATGACGTGGACGGCGCGCATTCTGCCGGAATAAAGTGCGCGGGAATTCTTTGGGGCTTTGGAACAAAAGAAGAATTTGAAAATTGCGGCGCGGATTTTATTTTTGAATTTCCTAAAAATGTAGAAGCATTTCTTATTCAAAATTAG